In Deltaproteobacteria bacterium, a genomic segment contains:
- a CDS encoding alpha/beta fold hydrolase → MSASLVFLSGWAHSAEVFRPLLEKLGGVKSSLLVSPSQLLVACQSDKRREERKDIGLYAQSLLALIESLPPPRIFIGWSMGGMIGLEALSGSNIAEKLILLSSACRFTSDKDYPYGSSLGALRLMKQRFLREDKPALRDFFSLVSYPGLLTEEETEFMVMNATREGKESLIGGLEYLENVDLRDKIPGVRVPTLLLHGRCDKVIPCEASHYLAAKLKDSSLVIIEEAGHDLVSSHLRAVSECISEFVDS, encoded by the coding sequence ATGAGTGCCTCGTTGGTATTTTTAAGTGGTTGGGCGCATAGCGCCGAGGTGTTTAGGCCGCTTCTTGAGAAACTGGGTGGCGTAAAGTCATCGCTTTTAGTCTCGCCTTCGCAATTACTTGTGGCTTGCCAGAGTGATAAGAGAAGAGAGGAGAGAAAGGATATAGGGCTTTACGCTCAGTCGCTTTTAGCGTTAATAGAAAGCCTGCCACCACCTCGGATATTTATTGGTTGGTCCATGGGTGGCATGATAGGCTTAGAAGCTTTAAGTGGCAGCAATATCGCCGAAAAACTAATTCTGCTTAGTTCTGCGTGCAGATTTACCTCTGATAAAGATTATCCATATGGCAGTAGTTTGGGCGCACTGCGACTCATGAAACAGCGTTTTTTGCGAGAGGATAAGCCCGCACTGCGGGATTTTTTTTCTCTAGTTAGCTACCCTGGACTATTAACTGAGGAGGAAACCGAATTCATGGTGATGAATGCCACTAGAGAGGGCAAGGAGAGTTTAATTGGTGGCCTCGAGTATTTGGAAAATGTCGATTTGCGAGACAAGATTCCTGGCGTTAGAGTCCCTACTTTGCTCTTACACGGTCGCTGCGACAAAGTTATTCCGTGTGAAGCATCTCATTATCTTGCGGCTAAGTTAAAGGACAGTAGCTTGGTTATCATCGAGGAGGCTGGGCACGACTTAGTTAGTAGTCACCTAAGGGCGGTAAGTGAGTGCATATCGGAGTTTGTTGATTCTTGA
- a CDS encoding methyltransferase domain-containing protein — protein MKTDDFSVKKQFSRAANTYNDSAALQLRICVELLEMFRVQRAPETILELGSGTGLLTRLLRQAFPFALIHALDISEKMLEVARSELNDDRNIEWLCCDARYFTSLSRYDLIVSASAIHWMSPLAELFGNLQKLLAKGGVFLFSLMTSGTLAELRTVRERVAPDKMPVGKIPSFQTVCDALVAKGLDIASCRQVSYKEYYRNAQAFVDSLRNLGVNSGEFSRSVKPLSKNEVVDIIELYQQMYIEKDGTVGASFEVGYFEAYLKTKAPNK, from the coding sequence TTGAAGACTGATGACTTTTCTGTAAAAAAACAGTTTTCACGCGCAGCCAATACGTATAACGATAGCGCGGCTTTGCAGTTGCGGATCTGCGTGGAGCTTTTAGAGATGTTTAGGGTGCAGCGCGCGCCGGAAACGATACTCGAGCTTGGAAGCGGAACGGGCTTGCTAACGCGGCTTTTAAGACAGGCGTTCCCATTTGCGCTCATTCACGCGCTAGATATTTCGGAGAAAATGCTTGAAGTGGCGCGGTCTGAGCTAAACGACGATCGAAACATTGAGTGGCTCTGCTGTGATGCGCGCTATTTCACTTCCTTAAGTCGCTACGATCTAATTGTAAGTGCATCGGCTATTCACTGGATGAGTCCTTTGGCGGAGTTGTTTGGAAATTTGCAAAAACTCCTAGCCAAGGGGGGTGTTTTTTTGTTTTCATTGATGACTAGTGGGACTCTTGCCGAACTTAGAACAGTTCGAGAACGAGTTGCTCCGGACAAAATGCCGGTGGGGAAAATCCCTAGTTTTCAAACTGTTTGCGACGCTCTAGTGGCTAAAGGATTGGATATAGCTTCTTGTAGGCAAGTTTCGTACAAGGAGTATTATAGAAACGCGCAGGCCTTCGTCGATAGTTTGAGAAATTTAGGCGTTAATTCGGGCGAATTCTCTCGTTCGGTTAAGCCGCTATCAAAGAATGAAGTAGTGGACATTATTGAGCTTTACCAGCAAATGTATATAGAGAAGGATGGAACGGTAGGTGCTAGTTTTGAGGTAGGATATTTCGAGGCTTATTTAAAGACAAAAGCGCCCAATAAATAA
- a CDS encoding PH domain-containing protein — translation MQQGHSDKPSHVTDYLDLKKEFPMSTLWAGRGASLLFLFFLISVGVAWVVSEYYVAYIQDDLWRERAEGVLIGVMALLLAASVIRFIFLQLEARFYDYHVRGGNLYISKGIIIKERGSFPLSRITDIYLRRGVGDLIFGLATLHVSTPTSSSGHFAYIKGLRMHDAMALQTKLEELVKEQDNSLANMSELMGELVSVNEGVHNGNKVVHMNAQNAKVSNTR, via the coding sequence ATGCAGCAGGGGCATAGCGATAAGCCGTCTCACGTTACGGATTATTTGGATTTAAAGAAGGAATTCCCCATGAGCACTTTATGGGCTGGTAGGGGTGCTAGTCTTCTCTTTCTTTTTTTCCTAATTTCGGTTGGCGTTGCTTGGGTGGTAAGCGAGTATTACGTTGCCTACATTCAGGACGATCTTTGGCGCGAGAGGGCTGAGGGAGTGCTAATCGGCGTGATGGCGCTTCTGTTAGCCGCAAGTGTCATTCGCTTTATTTTCTTACAACTGGAAGCCAGGTTTTACGACTACCACGTAAGAGGCGGCAATTTGTATATTTCTAAGGGCATTATTATCAAGGAACGCGGTTCATTTCCATTGTCGCGCATCACGGACATCTATCTGCGAAGAGGTGTTGGTGACCTAATATTTGGCCTGGCAACTTTACACGTATCAACTCCCACTAGCAGTTCGGGGCATTTTGCCTATATTAAAGGCTTGCGAATGCACGATGCCATGGCACTTCAAACGAAGCTAGAGGAATTAGTAAAGGAGCAAGACAACAGTTTAGCTAACATGAGCGAGCTCATGGGCGAACTTGTGAGCGTTAACGAAGGTGTGCACAATGGCAATAAGGTGGTTCACATGAATGCACAGAACGCTAAGGTTTCTAACACTCGTTAA
- the pssA gene encoding CDP-diacylglycerol--serine O-phosphatidyltransferase yields the protein MVRNKIQEKMFLIPSLITVIGSFCGFLAILQAVKGNFDYSIRCIALSFVVDGLDGRVARRLNATSAFGREFDSLSDLVAFGVAPAILIYSWAFSQIADEFGVLVVFAYMVAGATRLARFNIDTRSRNYFVGLPIPAGAAALASLVYWNPQPVTSYYGVMLLLIYCVIIAVLMVSTLTYPSVKKIKLIDAGSMRNLVILAILVALTWYHSRLIIVGISTGYALSGLFIYAAKKLSPNIANKLKLIFEPNEH from the coding sequence TTGGTTAGAAACAAGATTCAGGAGAAGATGTTTCTAATCCCTAGTTTAATCACTGTAATCGGGAGTTTTTGTGGTTTCCTCGCAATTCTTCAAGCGGTTAAGGGCAATTTCGATTACTCAATACGCTGCATAGCTCTAAGTTTTGTCGTCGATGGCCTGGACGGGCGCGTCGCGCGTAGACTTAATGCTACTAGCGCCTTTGGCCGGGAGTTCGATTCGTTAAGTGATTTAGTAGCCTTCGGAGTTGCGCCCGCCATACTTATTTACTCTTGGGCGTTTAGCCAAATTGCCGATGAATTTGGCGTCTTGGTGGTCTTTGCATATATGGTGGCGGGAGCGACGCGTTTAGCTAGGTTTAACATCGATACTCGGTCTAGGAATTACTTTGTGGGACTGCCTATACCGGCAGGCGCTGCCGCTCTTGCATCTCTCGTCTATTGGAATCCGCAGCCAGTTACAAGCTACTACGGAGTCATGCTGCTCTTGATATATTGCGTTATTATAGCCGTTCTTATGGTAAGCACGTTAACTTACCCTAGCGTTAAGAAGATAAAGCTCATAGATGCTGGTAGCATGAGAAATCTCGTAATCCTGGCAATACTGGTTGCGCTTACCTGGTACCACAGCCGCTTGATAATTGTTGGCATATCTACCGGCTATGCACTGAGCGGTTTGTTTATCTATGCAGCTAAAAAGCTTTCGCCAAATATTGCCAACAAACTCAAACTAATCTTTGAACCAAACGAGCACTAG
- a CDS encoding DNA-directed RNA polymerase subunit omega, whose protein sequence is MARITVEDCLEQEPNRFNLVRLAAVRAKQLLSGSGAVVDSTSNREIVTALREIADGKVKFRNKPRTVWDEVPSSSDERMSPVSGNA, encoded by the coding sequence ATGGCACGAATTACTGTTGAGGATTGTTTAGAGCAGGAGCCGAATCGTTTTAACTTGGTAAGGTTGGCGGCGGTCAGGGCTAAACAGTTACTAAGTGGGAGCGGAGCGGTGGTAGATTCAACAAGCAATCGAGAAATTGTTACCGCACTTAGAGAGATTGCCGATGGCAAGGTCAAGTTTCGCAATAAGCCCAGAACTGTCTGGGATGAGGTGCCTAGTTCTAGCGATGAAAGGATGTCGCCAGTTAGCGGCAATGCTTGA